Genomic window (Deltaproteobacteria bacterium):
CACGCGACACTGGTCTCGCGTGCAGGACGTCGACCTCACCGATCTCGACCGCTTCGCGGCGGGGTTTCCCCACGACGTGTTCACGCGCCTCCGCCGCGAGGCGCCGGTGTGGTTCCATCCGCCGACGTGCCACACACCGGGCGGCGAAGGGTTCTGGGTCGTCAGCCGCCACGCCGACGTGGTCGCGGTCGCGTCGGACGCCGCCACCTTTTCCTCGGAGCGCGGCGGAGCGCGCGACGGCGGCGGCACGCTCATCGAGGATCTGCCGGCCGGCTTCGCCGTCGGCGTTCTCCTCAACATGATGGACGATCCCCGCCACCAGAAGCTCCGGCGGCTCGCGACCGGCACCGTCTCGCCGCGGGCGCTGGCGGCGCTCGAGCAGGAGCTCCGCGCACGGGCGATTGCGATCGCCGATGCGGCCGTCGCGCGCGGGCGTTGCGACTTCCTGGTCGACGTCGCCGCCGAGCTGTCGCTGCAGGCGGTCGCCCGCCTCCTCGGCGTCCCGCAGGCGGACCGCCATCGCCTCTTCGCCTGGGCGAACGCGACGCTCGACTACGACGGCCGCGACCTCGGCGAAATCGACGCGCGCACGCAAGCCGCGCATGCCGCGATGTTCGAGTATGGCGCGAGCCTGATCGCCGAGAAGCGCCGCGCCCCCGGCGACGACATGCTGTCGGCCGTCATCCACGGCACGATCACGAATCCCGACGGCAGCAACGGCCCGCCGAGCGATCTCGAGGCGTTGATGTTCTTCAACCTGTTGATCGCGGCCGGCAGCGAGACGACGAGGAACTCGATCGCGATCGGACTGCTCGCGCTCATCGAGCACCGCGATGCCTGGGAGGACCTCGCGCGCGACCCGGCCCTGATGCCGAGCGCCGTCGAGGAGATCCTGCGCTGGGCCTCGACTACCGCCTACAACCGCCGCACGGCCACGCGCGACGCGGTCCTCGGCGGCGAGCGCATTGCCGCCGGCGACAAGGTGACGCTCTGGTGGTCGTCGGCGAATCGCGACGAGGCGGTGTTCCCGGACCCCTTCCGCTTCGACGTGCAGCGGCACCCGAATCGCCACCTCGCCTTCGGGCACGGAAACCATTTCTGCCTCGGGGCGGTGCTGGCGCGGATGGAGATCCGGGTGGTGCTGGAGGCGTTGCTGGAGCGCGTGGCGCGATGCGAGGTGGTGGGACCGGTCGAATGGGTGCGGAGCAACAAGCACACCGGCATCCGCCACCTCCCCCTCGCACTCGCAGCCCGCCGATAAGGGCCGACCTGCTTCGTTGCTCGGTCGCTCACTTGTGCGGCGTAGCTCCGCTACGCCTCCGCGTTCGCTTCCTCGCGCCTCGCATCTCGACCCTTCTCGACGGGCTGCGCGGGGTGGCGCGTGCGCTTGGTGGGGGCTTCGCTTCGCTCGCCCCGACTTCTCAGCTCTGACTGAAGCGAGGGTCATCGTCGTTCGGGTTGCGGCGGCACGTTGGCGCTGGGAGACTCGGGGGGTGCCGTGCTCGGGGGTGACCTCCTGACGGAGTCGTTGCGGGTGGTGCTGCTGCTCGCGGGAGGGATGAGCGCGGCGTACGCGGGAGCGTGGGTGCGGCCGGCGGCGGTGATCCGGTGGCGCCGCCTCGTGCTCGGGGTGCTGGCGCTCGTGACCGTGGGAGCGGTATGGCTGGTGCTGCACCCAAGCGCGCCGAACGGGGGAATCCGGCTCGATCCGTCGGAGGAGCCCCTGCTACCCGTCGGCGACCCAGGCCGCGACGTCTACGCTGACGCGATCCGCAACTTCGGCGACGACGACGTCATGGTGATCGGCATGGACACCCCGGACGGGATCTTCGTTGCGGAGCACCTGCACGCGATCCGCCGCATTAGCGAACGGATCCGACGGCTCCCCGGCGTGCGCGCGACGGAGACGATCCTCGACGCGACCGCTTTTCGCTACGATGCGCGCGACGACCTCCTCGCGGTCGAACCCTTCATCGACGTGATCCCCACCGACGCCGACGCCCTCGCGCGGCTCCGTAGGCGCGCCCTCTCCGACCGGCTCTATCCGAAGACCGTCGTCTCTCGCGACGGCCGCGCCGCGGCGATCAACGTCTCGTTCCGCACGATGACCGACGGCGAGTTCGTGGCGGCGGGCCTCGACGACACCGTCCGCGCGATCGTCGGATCCGAGGCCGCGCCGGGTCGCCGCTTCTTCGTGACGGGGCGGCAGCACGTAAAGGCCCGCGCCGCCGACGTCATGTTCCACGACGTCTTCCGGCTGATTCCGCTCGCGGTGGCGGTCGGCACCGGCGTCTGCTGGCTGATCTCCGGCTCGCTGCGCGCGGCCGCGATTCCGGTCGGCGCGAGCCTGGTCGCCACCCTCTGGACCTTCGGGGCGCTCGCGGCCGCGGGCCAGGCGCTGAACCTCATCACGATCG
Coding sequences:
- a CDS encoding cytochrome P450 translates to MQDVDLTDLDRFAAGFPHDVFTRLRREAPVWFHPPTCHTPGGEGFWVVSRHADVVAVASDAATFSSERGGARDGGGTLIEDLPAGFAVGVLLNMMDDPRHQKLRRLATGTVSPRALAALEQELRARAIAIADAAVARGRCDFLVDVAAELSLQAVARLLGVPQADRHRLFAWANATLDYDGRDLGEIDARTQAAHAAMFEYGASLIAEKRRAPGDDMLSAVIHGTITNPDGSNGPPSDLEALMFFNLLIAAGSETTRNSIAIGLLALIEHRDAWEDLARDPALMPSAVEEILRWASTTAYNRRTATRDAVLGGERIAAGDKVTLWWSSANRDEAVFPDPFRFDVQRHPNRHLAFGHGNHFCLGAVLARMEIRVVLEALLERVARCEVVGPVEWVRSNKHTGIRHLPLALAARR